One stretch of Pseudomonas sp. NC02 DNA includes these proteins:
- a CDS encoding DUF3325 domain-containing protein — MLLALLLCYAGFTALCLSMDRHHGELLHSKPSPRRRLGLRVGGWLLLIVSIWPAVLATGWSQGLVEWCAVLMLSGLLLVLLLPYRPRLALILAGLGLLASPVAAFATL, encoded by the coding sequence ATGCTCCTGGCGCTATTGCTGTGTTACGCAGGGTTTACCGCGTTGTGCCTGTCCATGGACCGGCACCATGGCGAACTGCTGCACAGTAAACCTTCGCCTCGTCGGCGCCTGGGTTTGCGCGTGGGCGGCTGGCTGCTGTTGATTGTCTCGATCTGGCCGGCGGTGCTCGCGACCGGGTGGAGCCAGGGGTTGGTGGAGTGGTGCGCGGTCTTGATGCTCAGCGGGTTGTTGCTGGTGTTGCTGTTGCCGTATCGGCCAAGGCTGGCCTTGATCCTGGCGGGCCTCGGCCTGCTGGCCAGTCCGGTTGCGGCCTTCGCGACCCTTTGA
- a CDS encoding RNA polymerase sigma factor, which produces MITTPPEHPEQHADAAGGRAHFLQVFLSQRSQMEALVSRRVGCRATAADLVQDLFLRFWRRPLVQVEELSTYLLRCAGNIAIDHLRSEGARVRSSEGWLPEQQDNQGCEPQAALEAGNDLRHVEAALRSLPERTRQIFLLNRIHGRKYAEIAKAMGLSQSAVEKHMMRALEACKASLREPSPRKAP; this is translated from the coding sequence ATGATCACCACGCCCCCCGAACATCCAGAGCAGCACGCAGACGCGGCGGGCGGACGGGCGCATTTCCTGCAGGTGTTCCTGTCCCAGCGCTCGCAGATGGAAGCGCTGGTCAGCCGCCGCGTGGGCTGCCGTGCGACGGCGGCGGACCTGGTGCAGGATTTGTTCCTGCGCTTCTGGCGCCGGCCGCTGGTGCAGGTCGAGGAGCTCAGCACCTACCTGCTGCGCTGCGCCGGCAATATCGCCATCGACCACCTGCGCAGCGAAGGCGCCCGGGTGCGCAGCAGCGAAGGCTGGCTGCCGGAACAACAGGATAACCAGGGCTGCGAACCCCAGGCCGCGCTGGAGGCGGGCAATGATCTGCGTCACGTTGAAGCAGCCTTGCGCAGCCTGCCGGAACGTACCCGGCAGATTTTCCTGCTCAACCGCATCCATGGCCGCAAGTACGCGGAAATCGCCAAGGCCATGGGCCTGTCCCAAAGCGCCGTGGAAAAACATATGATGCGTGCCCTCGAAGCCTGCAAGGCCAGCCTTCGTGAACCATCGCCAAGGAAAGCCCCGTGA